The genomic interval GATAAAGTGAAAAGACCATCAGAAATGATGGTCTTTTTTTTGTTTCATAATTAGTAAAACACAACCTGATTTTCAGCGTTAATACCAAAAATTCATAGATGTCTAAACACACATTCTCCATCTCAGCTCGCATCAAAAGCTTTAAATATGCCTTTGCAGGTTTGAAAATACTCTTCATTGAAGAACACAATGCTCGAATTCATTTGGTTTCGGCTCTTATTGCAATTATTTTGGGAGTTGTCTTGAAAATCTCTTTGAATGAATGGATTGTTTTGGTGATAGTTATGGGGCTGGTATTCATTTGTGAGTTGATTAATACGTCTTTGGAAGCAATGGCCGACTTTGCATCACCTGAAAAACATCCTCAAATTAAAAAAGTGAAAGATTTAGCAGCAGCTTCTGTACTAATTGGTGCATTGGTAGCTCTAGTAGTTGGAATCATTATTTTCTGTCCTAAAATCCATCACATTATTTACAACTAACTGGAAAAACTCAATTAATAGGAAATATTCAAGTGTCCCTCCGTAATTTGGATTGTATCTGAGTGATAATCGGTTTCCATCATTTCAAATTCGAAAGTTGCTTCCATTTTCTTTAGAATGGTGTCGTTTGATAAGATTGTAATGGAACCACTATCAACCCTGTAAAAATAGTCGTATGAATACATGATAAATGAGAATGAATCATTCCCATTATATGAATATGTTCCAGGTGCAAGATCCTTCTTAATTCCCAATGAATAATAATCACTGGTTTCGGAAATAAAACCCACAGAAACACCAATCGTTTGCTCGTTTGATGAGACTTCTGCATTATTTGTGGTAAATGGAACTCCATCTCCTTTCAAACTAAATAGATTGTTTGAAATTGGAGTATTTGGTGTTTGTGCTGTTGGAGTGTTTTCCTCTTTCTTTTTACAAGATGTACATAAAATAAAGAGGGCTAATGTGGTAAATAAGATAGTTTTCATTTGCAGTAATCCTCATGAATAATGTTAGTTATTAAGATAAAAGTACGACAAAAATTGTGGTTAACAGCTTTTTGGAATGAATAAATCTTTCAAATTCAAC from Fluviicola taffensis DSM 16823 carries:
- a CDS encoding diacylglycerol kinase family protein, with the translated sequence MSKHTFSISARIKSFKYAFAGLKILFIEEHNARIHLVSALIAIILGVVLKISLNEWIVLVIVMGLVFICELINTSLEAMADFASPEKHPQIKKVKDLAAASVLIGALVALVVGIIIFCPKIHHIIYN